The proteins below are encoded in one region of Metabacillus dongyingensis:
- the flhF gene encoding flagellar biosynthesis protein FlhF has translation MKVKKYIAPNMQEAMKKIKNELGHDAVILNSKVVHTGGVFGLFMKKKIEVIAGRDPDPLIRRSQLKPELVKAGPEAANDINHEQSLISEVLELKKLVKSLSINEQQKGLPPHLIKLNQILQDKDIGLASRSVILSDLPNDVSEQSPPEFHSEVVKVMEKKMRHLAFGGISYKKKYINVVGPTGVGKTTTLAKLAAESMLKNHKKIAFITTDTYRIAAIEQIKTYAKILNAPLEVCYSIEDFQRAKEKFEDIDMVFIDTAGRNFRNRQLVNDLEKLIDFTDEVETFLVLSVTSKLNDMLEIHDNFSSIHIDKVIFTKLDETNTRGSMYDFILSAEKGVAYMTNGQNVPDDILIATEKLTVEEIMR, from the coding sequence ATGAAGGTAAAGAAATATATAGCTCCAAATATGCAGGAAGCAATGAAAAAAATAAAAAACGAGCTCGGTCATGATGCTGTGATATTAAACTCAAAAGTGGTTCATACCGGCGGAGTCTTCGGTCTATTTATGAAAAAAAAGATAGAAGTGATTGCCGGACGAGATCCGGATCCGCTGATCAGAAGAAGTCAGTTGAAACCTGAATTGGTAAAAGCAGGTCCAGAGGCAGCAAATGATATAAATCATGAGCAATCTCTGATATCAGAAGTTCTTGAGCTGAAAAAACTCGTGAAATCTTTAAGCATAAATGAACAGCAAAAGGGACTTCCGCCTCATTTGATAAAGCTGAATCAAATTCTTCAAGATAAAGATATAGGCTTAGCCAGCAGGTCTGTCATACTCTCAGATTTGCCAAATGACGTGTCTGAGCAATCTCCTCCTGAATTCCATTCAGAAGTGGTCAAGGTGATGGAGAAGAAGATGAGGCATTTAGCTTTCGGAGGGATTTCCTACAAAAAGAAATACATTAATGTTGTCGGGCCAACAGGGGTCGGCAAAACAACTACACTTGCCAAGCTTGCAGCGGAAAGCATGCTGAAAAATCATAAAAAAATTGCGTTCATCACAACGGATACATACAGGATTGCTGCAATCGAACAAATTAAAACGTACGCCAAAATATTAAATGCACCGCTTGAAGTCTGTTATTCCATTGAAGATTTTCAGAGAGCAAAAGAAAAATTCGAGGATATTGATATGGTTTTTATTGATACGGCCGGCAGGAATTTCAGGAACAGGCAGCTTGTAAATGATTTAGAAAAACTGATTGATTTCACGGATGAAGTGGAAACATTTTTGGTCCTGTCTGTTACATCCAAACTAAATGACATGCTTGAAATACATGATAATTTCTCATCCATTCATATCGATAAAGTCATTTTTACAAAGCTTGATGAAACAAATACAAGAGGATCCATGTATGATTTTATCCTTTCTGCTGAAAAAGGTGTTGCCTATATGACGAACGGACAGAACGTTCCAGATGATATCCTGATTGCTACCGAAAAACTGACAGTTGAAGAGATTATGAGGTAA
- a CDS encoding MinD/ParA family protein, which yields MDQAEQLRLHLQKMNKPYAKSIAVISGKGGVGKSNFSVNFAVRLVKNEKRVLVLDLDIGYGNIDILIGQSSDASILDFFNQKKELDEMIHSGPGGFDFISGGTGLSYLFKMEKRQFDFFFSKLEALFNKYDYIIFDMGAGMTAESLRFILSADELMVVTTPEPTSITDAYSAIKQISLHDKSIPISIVVNRSDHAKAARETSVKMQAAIEKFLAMKASYAGWMPDDRFVSQAVIRQMPFTLLFPNSAASRALHEIADNYLDKGNKDLNFHVKTVSFLSKMSQLFRGGGC from the coding sequence ATGGATCAGGCAGAGCAGTTAAGACTGCACCTACAGAAAATGAATAAACCTTATGCAAAATCCATTGCTGTCATAAGCGGAAAAGGCGGAGTCGGCAAATCGAATTTTTCAGTCAATTTTGCTGTCAGGTTAGTGAAAAATGAAAAACGTGTGCTTGTGCTTGATTTAGATATTGGATATGGAAATATAGACATCCTCATTGGCCAATCAAGCGATGCATCTATCTTAGATTTTTTTAATCAAAAAAAAGAGCTGGATGAAATGATTCATTCAGGCCCTGGCGGATTTGATTTTATTTCTGGGGGTACCGGATTATCATATTTGTTCAAAATGGAGAAACGTCAGTTTGATTTTTTCTTCTCTAAACTCGAAGCTTTGTTTAATAAATATGATTACATCATTTTTGATATGGGGGCGGGTATGACAGCTGAAAGCCTGAGGTTTATTTTATCAGCAGATGAACTGATGGTGGTTACAACACCTGAGCCAACCTCCATAACGGATGCCTATTCCGCTATTAAACAAATAAGTTTGCATGATAAAAGCATCCCCATTTCAATTGTTGTGAACCGTTCTGATCATGCAAAAGCTGCACGTGAGACCTCAGTGAAAATGCAGGCTGCAATTGAAAAGTTTCTTGCTATGAAAGCGTCATATGCAGGATGGATGCCGGATGACCGATTTGTTTCACAAGCTGTAATCAGACAGATGCCATTTACTTTATTATTTCCAAATAGCGCCGCCAGCAGGGCACTGCATGAGATTGCTGACAATTACCTGGACAAAGGCAATAAGGATTTGAATTTCCATGTAAAAACTGTTTCATTTCTATCTAAAATGTCGCAATTGTTCAGAGGAGGCGGTTGTTGA
- a CDS encoding protein-glutamate methylesterase/protein-glutamine glutaminase: MSITVLVVDDSAFMRKLITDFLEESGFIEVVATARNGHDALSKISQLNPDIITLDIEMPGLNGLQTLRRIMEEFPRPVIMLSSTAQEGAEHTIQSLQLGAIDFIAKPSGAISLDLHKVRQELLQKVQMASHSRVRKINKANIEPIKQEKKSITQSKRYGQHIVCIGTSTGGPRALQQVLPRLPEDLEAPVFIVQHMPEGFTTSLAARLHSLSAVNVKEAEDGELALNGTAYIAPGGFHMKIEKAQNGLMIKLNKEYPRNGHRPSVDTMFESISKLENIHKVAVIMTGMGADGTEGLKKLKQSGDLHAISESEKTSIVFGMPKTAYQTKAIDAVEDVQDIAASILKFIRG; the protein is encoded by the coding sequence ATGAGCATTACTGTTCTGGTGGTAGACGACTCTGCCTTTATGAGAAAGCTGATCACCGATTTTCTTGAAGAAAGCGGCTTTATAGAAGTAGTGGCCACAGCGCGCAATGGTCATGATGCCCTGTCAAAAATCAGTCAATTGAATCCTGATATCATTACGCTGGATATCGAAATGCCAGGGTTAAATGGTCTACAGACGCTGAGAAGGATTATGGAGGAATTTCCAAGACCTGTGATTATGCTGTCGAGCACTGCCCAAGAAGGGGCAGAACATACCATTCAATCCCTGCAGCTTGGCGCAATTGATTTTATCGCAAAACCTTCGGGAGCCATCTCACTTGATCTCCATAAGGTAAGACAGGAATTACTCCAAAAAGTGCAGATGGCAAGTCATTCGCGTGTTAGAAAAATAAATAAAGCGAATATTGAACCCATTAAACAAGAGAAGAAGTCTATCACGCAATCGAAAAGATACGGGCAGCATATCGTTTGCATTGGAACTTCAACAGGCGGTCCAAGAGCTCTTCAGCAGGTTTTGCCCAGGCTGCCTGAAGATCTGGAAGCTCCGGTCTTTATCGTACAGCATATGCCTGAAGGATTTACAACTTCTTTGGCTGCAAGACTTCATTCTCTTTCAGCCGTCAATGTGAAAGAAGCGGAAGACGGTGAATTGGCTTTAAATGGAACAGCTTATATTGCTCCCGGGGGATTTCATATGAAAATTGAAAAGGCTCAAAACGGGCTGATGATCAAATTGAATAAAGAGTATCCCCGAAACGGCCACAGACCTTCAGTTGACACGATGTTTGAATCAATAAGCAAGCTTGAAAATATTCATAAAGTTGCTGTCATTATGACAGGCATGGGAGCAGATGGAACAGAAGGATTAAAGAAATTAAAGCAGTCAGGAGATCTGCACGCCATCTCAGAATCAGAAAAAACGTCGATCGTTTTTGGAATGCCGAAGACGGCCTATCAGACAAAAGCAATCGATGCAGTTGAAGATGTACAGGATATTGCAGCTTCTATTTTGAAATTTATTCGAGGCTAA
- a CDS encoding chemotaxis protein CheA, translating to MDMNQYLEVFIEESKEHLQSCNEKLLELEKNPADLFIVNEIFRSAHTLKGMSATMGYADLANLTHQMENVLDSIRQEKLKVTDALLDVVFQAVDDLEVMVLSIAEGGSGKKDVDNIIEQLKKIEAGEPSGMEHKSEGSSRTAMHEFDDFERTVLQQSREQGFHTYELTIQLREDCLLKAARVFMVFEIAEKLGEVIKSVPSVDLLEEEKFDHQFQLAFVTKESANEIERQIMKVSEILSVDVSPLSIDERLIEKETVQHNESAADTELIAAKDEAAVSKGAVQASSKTIRVNIDRLDSLMNLFEELVIDRGRLEQISKQLKNNELNETVEHMSRISGDLQTIILNMRMVPVETVFNRFPRMIRQLAKDLNKRINLEIIGAETELDRTVIDEIGDPLVHLLRNAIDHGVESPETRLKHGKREEGNVVLRAYHSGNYVFIEIEDDGNGISRERVLKKAIDRGIVSEKMAGALSDKQVYELIFSSGFSTAETISDISGRGVGLDVVKNTIEALGGSISIESAEGAGSLFSIQLPLTLSIISVMLVKLANETFAIPISSIIETAVISKDEVMSAHNQKVIDFRGRIVPLISLSEIFEVPDEKEGDSHLAIVIVKKGDKTAALVVNSFIGQQEIVLKSLGHYLNSVFAVSGATILGDGQVALIIDCNALIK from the coding sequence ATGGATATGAATCAATACTTAGAGGTCTTTATAGAAGAGAGTAAAGAACACTTGCAGTCTTGTAATGAAAAGCTGCTTGAACTGGAGAAAAATCCTGCTGATTTATTCATCGTTAATGAAATTTTCCGTTCAGCTCACACATTAAAAGGGATGAGTGCAACGATGGGCTATGCTGATTTAGCTAATCTGACTCACCAAATGGAAAACGTGCTTGATTCCATCCGTCAAGAAAAACTGAAAGTAACGGATGCCTTGCTTGATGTCGTATTTCAGGCTGTTGACGACCTAGAAGTAATGGTTCTGTCCATTGCTGAAGGAGGAAGCGGGAAAAAAGATGTTGACAATATTATTGAGCAGCTGAAAAAGATTGAAGCGGGAGAACCTTCAGGAATGGAACATAAAAGTGAAGGATCATCCCGCACAGCTATGCATGAATTTGATGATTTTGAACGAACTGTGCTGCAGCAGTCAAGAGAACAGGGTTTTCATACATACGAACTGACGATTCAATTAAGAGAAGATTGTCTCTTGAAGGCAGCGCGTGTTTTTATGGTTTTTGAAATAGCTGAAAAGCTTGGCGAAGTCATAAAATCCGTTCCTTCAGTCGATTTGCTGGAAGAAGAAAAATTTGATCACCAATTTCAGCTCGCTTTTGTAACTAAGGAGTCAGCAAATGAAATAGAAAGACAAATCATGAAGGTTTCTGAAATCCTATCTGTAGATGTTTCGCCTCTTTCAATAGATGAGAGATTGATAGAAAAAGAAACTGTTCAACATAATGAAAGTGCTGCTGATACTGAACTGATTGCTGCAAAAGATGAAGCAGCTGTTTCTAAAGGAGCCGTGCAGGCAAGCTCAAAAACAATCCGCGTTAATATTGACAGACTCGACAGCCTCATGAATCTTTTTGAAGAGCTTGTGATTGACAGAGGGAGACTGGAGCAAATCTCAAAGCAGCTGAAAAATAACGAGCTAAATGAAACAGTTGAACATATGTCACGTATATCAGGCGATCTTCAAACGATTATTCTAAACATGAGAATGGTCCCTGTTGAAACAGTTTTCAACCGGTTCCCCCGCATGATCAGACAGCTCGCCAAAGACTTAAATAAAAGAATCAATCTTGAGATTATTGGAGCTGAAACTGAGCTTGACCGGACAGTTATTGACGAAATCGGAGATCCGCTCGTTCATCTTTTAAGAAATGCCATTGATCATGGGGTTGAATCACCTGAAACACGGCTTAAGCATGGAAAGCGAGAAGAAGGAAATGTTGTCCTTAGAGCATATCACAGCGGGAATTATGTCTTCATTGAGATCGAAGATGACGGAAACGGCATCAGCAGAGAAAGAGTATTAAAAAAAGCAATTGACCGGGGAATTGTATCAGAAAAAATGGCAGGTGCACTTTCTGATAAGCAGGTATATGAATTGATTTTCTCTTCTGGGTTTTCTACGGCTGAAACAATATCAGATATATCCGGGAGAGGTGTAGGACTGGATGTGGTCAAAAATACAATTGAAGCTCTTGGAGGTTCGATTTCAATTGAATCAGCTGAAGGAGCAGGTTCGTTATTTTCTATACAGCTTCCGCTTACGCTTTCAATCATATCTGTCATGCTTGTCAAGCTTGCGAATGAAACATTTGCTATTCCGATTTCTTCTATTATTGAAACGGCAGTGATCAGCAAAGATGAAGTCATGAGTGCGCATAATCAGAAAGTCATCGATTTCAGAGGAAGAATTGTTCCGCTGATTTCCCTATCAGAAATTTTTGAAGTGCCAGATGAAAAAGAAGGAGACTCACATCTTGCGATTGTCATTGTAAAAAAAGGGGATAAAACAGCAGCGCTTGTGGTGAACTCATTTATTGGCCAGCAGGAAATTGTTTTAAAGTCACTCGGTCATTATCTGAACTCTGTTTTTGCAGTATCGGGTGCTACGATTCTGGGCGATGGTCAAGTAGCTTTAATCATTGATTGCAATGCTCTTATCAAATAG
- a CDS encoding chemotaxis protein CheW — MTDTIRKQMKMIVFQLNHEEYGISVDKVRSIEKIQVITRVPGTKPFVKGVINLRGIVTPVIDLRTRFDMQQKPFSDSSRIIVAALDEYEVGLIVDAANDVIDLEMEEIEPAPEVVGAVEADYVEGVAKIDRRLIIILDLNKVLAADNALALQL; from the coding sequence ATGACGGATACGATCAGAAAACAGATGAAAATGATTGTTTTTCAATTAAATCACGAAGAATACGGAATTTCAGTCGATAAAGTGCGCTCTATTGAAAAAATACAGGTCATTACACGTGTTCCCGGAACAAAGCCTTTTGTTAAAGGTGTTATCAATTTAAGAGGCATTGTCACGCCAGTCATTGATTTGCGCACGAGATTTGACATGCAGCAGAAGCCATTTTCAGATAGTTCGAGGATCATTGTTGCTGCTTTAGATGAATATGAGGTCGGATTGATTGTCGATGCTGCCAATGATGTCATTGATTTGGAAATGGAAGAAATTGAACCTGCTCCTGAGGTTGTTGGTGCAGTAGAGGCCGATTATGTAGAGGGTGTTGCTAAAATTGACAGACGGCTGATTATCATTCTTGATTTAAATAAAGTATTGGCAGCAGACAATGCGCTTGCCCTTCAATTATAA
- a CDS encoding chemotaxis protein CheC has translation MNDFNQLTALHLDILKEAGNIGAGHSATALSALLNKRIEMMIPDVSLLSFNELTERLGGPEMVVASLYLRIEGDLPGSMYFILSVEQAERFIRNLTQDQAFKIENIEQEEIGTSALKELGNIVAGSYLTALSDFTGLSLYPSVPGLSIDMFAAVITHGLIELSHVSDYAIVIDTAIEESGDESREVIQGHFFLLPDPGSFDKLFRSIGV, from the coding sequence ATGAATGATTTCAATCAGCTCACAGCTCTGCATTTAGATATTTTAAAAGAAGCTGGCAATATTGGAGCCGGCCATTCGGCTACAGCCCTTTCCGCTCTTTTAAACAAAAGAATTGAAATGATGATTCCTGATGTCAGCCTGCTGTCATTTAATGAACTTACAGAACGGCTAGGCGGGCCGGAAATGGTTGTGGCAAGTCTTTATTTAAGAATTGAAGGCGATTTGCCAGGTTCCATGTATTTTATTTTATCGGTTGAACAGGCTGAAAGATTTATTCGGAATTTGACGCAGGATCAAGCATTTAAAATAGAAAATATTGAACAGGAAGAAATAGGGACATCTGCACTTAAAGAGCTTGGAAATATAGTGGCAGGATCATATTTGACTGCATTGTCAGACTTTACTGGCCTTAGTCTGTATCCGTCTGTTCCGGGTCTTTCAATTGATATGTTCGCAGCTGTCATTACACATGGGCTGATCGAGCTCTCCCATGTGAGTGATTATGCCATTGTTATTGATACAGCAATCGAAGAAAGCGGCGATGAGAGCAGAGAAGTGATTCAAGGTCATTTTTTTCTTTTGCCTGACCCGGGCTCTTTTGACAAGCTCTTCAGATCTATAGGGGTATAA
- a CDS encoding chemotaxis protein CheD, whose product MSQIVEIVKVGIAEKDVVEPPKWIRTSGLGSCVGLVLYDEFRKIAGLVHVMLPDSALAKSGIQNPSKYADTAVKELFRQMIASGGRRGFLKAKLAGGAQMFQFQSATSLMRIGPRNVEAILEQLHQMHIPVVSMDVGGSSGRTIEFDPFTCMMHIRTVNQGSKTI is encoded by the coding sequence ATGAGTCAAATAGTGGAGATTGTAAAAGTCGGAATAGCAGAAAAAGATGTAGTAGAGCCGCCAAAATGGATTCGAACCTCAGGCCTCGGTTCATGTGTGGGTCTTGTTCTTTATGATGAGTTCAGAAAAATAGCTGGATTGGTGCATGTTATGCTTCCTGATTCTGCCCTCGCCAAGTCAGGTATACAAAATCCTTCTAAGTATGCGGACACCGCCGTCAAAGAACTGTTCAGACAAATGATTGCAAGCGGAGGCCGCCGCGGATTTTTAAAAGCAAAGCTTGCAGGAGGCGCGCAGATGTTTCAATTCCAGTCAGCAACCAGCTTGATGCGCATCGGCCCCAGAAATGTAGAAGCCATTCTCGAGCAGCTTCATCAAATGCATATTCCCGTTGTCAGCATGGATGTGGGGGGAAGCAGCGGGAGAACAATTGAATTTGATCCCTTCACCTGCATGATGCATATAAGAACTGTCAATCAAGGATCGAAAACGATTTAA
- a CDS encoding FliA/WhiG family RNA polymerase sigma factor has translation MQAAKIEEQEFWDKWIHFRDNDACDALIKRYMPLVSYHVQRISVSLPKSVNKDDLKSIGMIGLYDALEKFDYKRDLKFETYASFRIRGAILDGLRKEDWLPRSSREKAKKVDASIERLEQKYLRNVLPGEVAKDLEMSEDEVTHIMNEGFFANVLSIDDQNHELDEQDHHSKMVLKDEKSISPEEKVVKDELIEQLSEVIVGLSEKEQLVVSLFYKEELTLTEIGHVMELSTSRISQIHSKALFKLRNLLEKIIH, from the coding sequence ATACAAGCAGCAAAGATCGAAGAACAAGAGTTTTGGGACAAATGGATTCATTTCCGTGACAATGATGCCTGTGATGCACTTATCAAAAGATACATGCCGCTTGTAAGCTATCATGTACAGCGCATCTCAGTTAGTCTGCCGAAATCAGTGAATAAAGATGATTTAAAAAGCATCGGAATGATAGGGTTATATGACGCTCTTGAAAAATTTGATTACAAAAGGGACTTGAAATTTGAAACATATGCGTCATTTCGGATAAGAGGCGCCATTTTGGACGGCCTCAGAAAAGAGGATTGGCTGCCGCGAAGCTCAAGAGAAAAAGCTAAAAAAGTTGATGCAAGTATAGAGCGTCTTGAACAAAAGTATTTGCGGAACGTACTGCCCGGCGAAGTTGCAAAGGACCTGGAAATGTCTGAGGATGAAGTGACGCACATTATGAACGAAGGATTCTTTGCAAATGTTCTTTCTATAGACGACCAAAATCACGAGCTTGATGAACAGGATCACCATTCGAAAATGGTCCTGAAAGATGAGAAATCTATATCACCCGAGGAAAAAGTGGTAAAAGATGAGCTGATTGAGCAATTGAGTGAAGTAATCGTCGGACTCTCTGAAAAAGAACAGCTTGTGGTCAGTTTATTTTATAAAGAAGAATTGACCCTTACAGAAATCGGACATGTGATGGAGCTTTCTACTTCGCGTATATCTCAAATTCATTCCAAAGCTTTATTTAAATTAAGAAATTTACTCGAAAAAATCATTCATTAA
- a CDS encoding DUF6115 domain-containing protein yields MTAVLLVFSMILHAAGFYLIALLYIRYQSVKKSEEKQAAMLEEAELSLAAYLIDLKEENEKLINEIKMARLKDINIGRNTSHLKIAGTEPGDSEFPVPEIDNEDHLELSGSKETVHPQTDEEKVISLYQEGYSSEEIAKELIKGKTEVELLLKFRQN; encoded by the coding sequence ATGACAGCCGTTCTATTGGTTTTCAGCATGATTCTTCATGCAGCAGGTTTTTATTTAATTGCCCTTTTATATATAAGATATCAATCAGTTAAAAAGTCAGAGGAAAAACAAGCGGCTATGCTTGAAGAAGCAGAGCTGTCGCTTGCAGCTTATTTAATTGACTTAAAAGAAGAGAACGAAAAACTGATAAACGAAATAAAGATGGCCAGACTGAAAGATATTAATATAGGTAGAAACACCTCTCACCTTAAAATAGCAGGGACAGAACCGGGAGATTCCGAATTTCCAGTTCCTGAGATAGATAATGAGGATCACCTGGAGCTTTCTGGCAGCAAGGAAACGGTTCATCCCCAAACTGATGAGGAAAAGGTTATTTCCCTATATCAAGAAGGGTATTCTTCTGAGGAAATAGCGAAAGAATTAATAAAAGGAAAAACAGAAGTTGAGCTTTTGCTTAAATTCCGTCAAAACTAG
- the rpsB gene encoding 30S ribosomal protein S2: protein MSVISMKQLLEAGVHFGHQTRRWNPKMKRYIFTERNGIYIIDLQKTVKKVEEAYQFTKELAANGGTILFVGTKKQAQDSVKEEAERSGMYFVNQRWLGGTLTNFETIQKRIKRLKDIERMQEDGTFEVLPKKEVVQLNKELERLEKFLGGIKDMKGLPDALFIIDPRKERIAVAEARKLNIPIVGIVDTNCDPDEIDYVIPANDDAIRAVKLLTSKIADAILETKQGEETTA, encoded by the coding sequence ATGTCAGTCATTTCAATGAAGCAATTACTTGAAGCAGGTGTTCACTTCGGTCATCAAACACGCCGCTGGAACCCTAAAATGAAACGTTACATCTTCACAGAGCGTAACGGCATTTACATCATCGACCTTCAAAAGACAGTTAAAAAGGTTGAAGAAGCTTACCAATTCACGAAAGAACTTGCTGCAAACGGCGGTACAATTCTTTTCGTTGGTACGAAAAAACAAGCTCAAGATTCTGTTAAGGAAGAAGCTGAGCGTTCAGGCATGTACTTTGTTAACCAACGCTGGTTAGGCGGAACGTTAACAAACTTTGAAACAATTCAAAAGCGCATCAAACGTCTGAAAGACATTGAAAGAATGCAAGAAGACGGCACTTTCGAAGTACTTCCTAAGAAAGAAGTTGTTCAGCTTAACAAAGAGCTTGAGCGTCTTGAAAAATTCTTAGGCGGAATCAAAGACATGAAAGGTCTTCCTGATGCATTGTTCATCATTGACCCTCGCAAAGAGCGTATTGCAGTTGCTGAAGCTCGTAAATTAAACATCCCGATCGTTGGTATTGTTGATACAAACTGTGATCCTGATGAAATTGATTACGTTATCCCTGCAAATGATGATGCAATCCGTGCAGTTAAGCTTTTAACTTCTAAAATTGCTGATGCAATTCTTGAAACAAAACAAGGTGAAGAAACAACTGCTTAA
- the tsf gene encoding translation elongation factor Ts, protein MAITAQMVKELREKTGAGMMDCKKALTETNGDMEKAIDFLREKGIASASKKADRVAAEGLALVKSEGNEAVILEVNSETDFVAKNEGFKELLDALASHLLAKKPANLDEAMTQTMDNGSTVADFINSAIAKIGEKITLRRFEIVTKTDSDAFGAYLHMGGRIAVLTVLEGTTEEETAKDVAMHVAAVNPKYIGRDAVSEEEVTREREVLSQQALNEGKPANIVEKMVEGRLGKFFEDICLLEQSFVKNPDLKVKQFVESKGASVKSFTRYEVGEGIEKRQDNFAEEVMNQVKK, encoded by the coding sequence ATGGCAATTACTGCTCAAATGGTAAAAGAACTACGCGAAAAAACTGGTGCAGGCATGATGGACTGCAAAAAAGCATTAACAGAAACAAACGGTGACATGGAAAAAGCAATCGACTTCCTTCGTGAAAAAGGAATCGCTTCTGCATCAAAGAAAGCAGACCGCGTTGCTGCAGAAGGCTTAGCACTTGTTAAGTCTGAAGGCAATGAAGCTGTTATCCTTGAAGTAAACTCAGAAACTGACTTCGTAGCAAAAAACGAAGGCTTCAAAGAACTTCTTGATGCACTTGCTTCTCACTTGCTTGCTAAAAAACCTGCAAACCTTGACGAAGCTATGACTCAAACAATGGACAACGGATCAACAGTAGCTGATTTCATTAATTCTGCAATCGCTAAAATCGGTGAAAAAATCACCCTTCGCCGTTTTGAAATTGTGACAAAAACAGACAGCGACGCATTTGGTGCTTACCTGCACATGGGCGGACGCATTGCTGTATTAACTGTTCTTGAAGGTACAACTGAAGAAGAAACTGCAAAAGATGTTGCTATGCATGTTGCTGCAGTTAACCCTAAATACATCGGACGCGACGCTGTAAGCGAAGAAGAAGTAACTCGCGAGCGCGAAGTATTATCTCAACAAGCTCTTAATGAAGGCAAGCCTGCTAACATCGTAGAGAAAATGGTTGAAGGCCGTCTTGGCAAATTCTTCGAAGATATTTGCCTTCTTGAGCAAAGCTTCGTTAAAAACCCTGATCTAAAAGTAAAACAATTCGTAGAATCTAAAGGCGCTTCAGTGAAGAGCTTTACTCGCTACGAAGTTGGCGAAGGCATTGAAAAACGCCAGGATAATTTCGCTGAAGAAGTTATGAACCAAGTCAAAAAATAA
- the pyrH gene encoding UMP kinase — MSTPKYNRIVLKLSGEALAGNDSFGIKPAVIQSIAKQVKEIAELDVEVAVVVGGGNIWRGKIGSEMGMDRATADYMGMLATVMNSLALQDSLETFGIQTRVQTSIEMRQVAEPYIRRKAIRHLEKKRVVIFAAGTGNPYFSTDTTAALRAAEIEADVILMAKNNVDGVYTADPKKDSTAVKYETLSYLDVLKEGLEVMDSTASSLCMDNDIPLIVFSVMEEGNIKRAVLGENIGTIVRGK; from the coding sequence ATGAGCACACCTAAATATAATCGAATTGTACTTAAACTAAGCGGTGAAGCTTTAGCTGGAAATGATAGCTTTGGCATAAAGCCTGCCGTTATTCAATCAATTGCTAAACAAGTAAAGGAAATTGCTGAACTGGATGTTGAAGTAGCTGTTGTTGTCGGCGGAGGAAACATTTGGCGCGGCAAGATCGGCAGTGAAATGGGCATGGACCGTGCAACAGCAGACTATATGGGAATGCTTGCAACTGTCATGAATTCACTTGCGCTGCAGGACAGTCTTGAAACATTCGGCATTCAGACCCGTGTTCAAACTTCAATTGAAATGCGTCAAGTAGCTGAACCCTACATAAGAAGAAAAGCAATCAGACATCTTGAGAAAAAACGGGTTGTCATCTTTGCTGCCGGTACAGGAAATCCGTATTTCTCAACTGACACAACAGCTGCATTGCGTGCTGCGGAAATTGAAGCAGATGTCATTTTAATGGCGAAAAACAACGTAGATGGAGTTTATACGGCTGATCCTAAAAAAGATTCAACGGCTGTTAAATATGAAACACTTTCCTATTTAGATGTTTTAAAAGAAGGTTTGGAAGTAATGGATTCAACTGCATCATCACTTTGTATGGATAATGATATTCCGCTTATTGTCTTCTCAGTTATGGAAGAAGGAAACATTAAACGTGCGGTATTAGGCGAAAATATCGGAACTATTGTAAGGGGGAAATAA